One window of the Lasioglossum baleicum chromosome 8, iyLasBale1, whole genome shotgun sequence genome contains the following:
- the LOC143211202 gene encoding uncharacterized protein LOC143211202, giving the protein MSSSEGSAFDMGNISFVSEAGTQQSSAIPAAVPTILRGRYYSIVQEKSNGTNATARCNLCSTVQEIKGQWSSTSNFISHLKRKHQMEYIEYLNDVSQAKRKNAVQRGAKSQERFEMDVAEFIIEAMIPAQAVELPRFRRIFENLDMANRVKNISRRTIGCRIDRLYVEMTEKIKSDLSTIPYLCTTADIWSGKHRSFLGVTVHWIADNYERKSAAIACRQFCGTHSYDRLKNLLHCIHRDFISDTGKIVATVTDNASNFVKAFNTFGVQRNCIGIDEIETVNGEIEEEEETGIEVEEEDEEDEEEIEEEREEEREEGIVNTVPDDVLPRHIRCAVHTLHLCVTSDLAQTIRKTEQVAVLHTEVMQKCNTLWKLCNRPKSSEIFKNVTGHILKRPGDTRWNSLYDALQQIVELKPKFIEIARALGLKNMLKDNELLYIEEHLKCTAPIAQAIDILQGDKNICYGNLVPCLISLRRKLRILSATNWRFCNVISASLLASLEKRFQHLLTFSSEESKCAAIAALSHPYFKNRWFPCVEDAQKDILIKNLKGAVVEEMKKQNVVIAAAATPSTSAEDFYYFGESTDTEQVPDYSSKASLEILHFFEDECRDLSVLDKYAHIKKIFRKYNTPVPSSASVERLFSYATMANCPKRNRTSAKLFEKRVLLKANLNYMEM; this is encoded by the exons ATGAGTTCAAGCGAAGGAAGTGCTTTCGACATGGGAAACATCTCGTTCGTCAGTGAAGCTGGAACACAGCAATCCTCAGCGATACCTGCTGCAGTTCCAACTATTCTGAGAGGAAGATACTACAGCATAGTACAGGAAAAAAGTAATGGAACTAACGCGACTGCACGGTGTAATTTATGCTCTACTGTGCAGGAAATTAAAGGCCAATGGTCTTCCACCTCCAATTTCATCTCCCATCTAAAACGGAAACACCAAATGGAATATATAGAATATCTAAATGATGTATCGCAAGCGAAACGGAAGAATGCTGTCCAACGTGGTGCGAAATCGCAAGAGAGATTCGAGATGGACGTGGCAGAATTCATCATTGAGGCAATGATACCTGCCCAAGCTGTTGAGTTACCTCGTTTCAGACGGATATTTGAAAATCTTGACATGGCCAATAGAGTCAAAAATATTAGTCGACGGACAATAGGTTGCCGTATCGACAGACTGTATGTTGAGATGACGGAGAAAATAAAATCAGATTTGTCCACCATTCCATACCTATGTACGACAGCGGATATTTGGAGTGGAAAACACCGCAGTTTTCTGGGAGTAACTGTCCATTGGATAGCTGACAATTACGAGAGAAAATCTGCAGCTATAGCATGTCGGCAATTTTGCGGAACGCATTCCTACGATCGCTTAAAAAACTTGCTGCATTGTATCCATCGAGATTTCATCTCAGATACAGGGAAGATCGTGGCGACTGTCACCGACAATGCCAGCAATTTCGTAAAAGCATTTAACACTTTTGGTGTGCAACGAAATTGTATTGGAATAGACGAAATTGAAACAGTCAACGGTGaaatcgaagaagaagaagaaaccggaatagaagtagaagaagaagatgaagaagatgaagaagaaatagaagaagaaagagaagaagaaagagaagaaggaaTCGTAAACACAGTTCCAGATGATGTGTTACCCCGGCACATTCGATGCGCTGTGCATACACTGCATTTGTGCGTCACGAGCGACCTGGCGCAAACGATAAGGAAGACAGAGCAAGTGGCAGTACTGCACACGGAGGTCATGCAAAAGTGCAATACATTGTGGAAACTTTGCAATCGACCGAAGTcttctgaaatatttaaaaacgtaACCGGCCACATATTGAAAAGACCGGGGGACACTCGGTGGAACTCGCTGTACGATGCTCTACAGCAAATAGTAGAGCTGAAAcccaaatttattgaaattgcgAGAGCTTTGGggctaaaaaatatgttaaaagacAATGagcttttatatattgaagagCATTTAAAATGCACGGCACCTATCGCACAAGCGATTGATATATTACAAGGCGATAAAAACATATGCTATGGGAACCTCGTGCCATGTTTAATTTCCTTGAGAAGAAAATTACGTATTTTGAGTGCAACCAATTGGAGATTTTGCAATGTAATTAGTGCCTCGCTATTAGCAAGCCTAGAGAAACGATTTCAACATTTATTAACGTTTTCATCGGAAGAATCCAAATGTGCGGCAATAGCAGCCTTGAGCCACCCATACTTCAAAAATCGGTGGTTTCCTTGTGTAGAGGACGCGCAGAAGGACATCTTAATAAAGAATTTGAAGGGTGCAGTAGTAGAAGAAATGAAGAAGCAAAACGTGGTAATTGCTGCAGCAGCAACGCCATCAACATCGGCCGAAGACTTCTACTATTTTGGAGAAAGCACTGACACGGAACAAGTCCCGGATTATTCGTCAAAAGCATCGTTAGAG ATTCTACATTTTTTTGAAGACGAGTGCAGAGATTTGTCAGTCCTGGATAAAtatgcccacataaaaaagataTTCCGTAAGTATAATACACCCGTTCCGTCGTCCGCATCCGTAGAAAGACTATTTTCATATGCGACGATGGCAAATTGTCCAAAAAGGAATAGGACATCGGCTAAACTCTTTGAGAAAAGAGTTCTTTTGAAAGCAAATTTGAATTACATGGAAatgtaa
- the LOC143211168 gene encoding uncharacterized protein LOC143211168 isoform X1, which yields MPAYIVKGCTNRSSVKNRQQELEKTMKITLHAFPKCRMKRQLWLNSLGLENSVVPKCAAVCSVHFKPEDLDRTSLACVRLKENAIPYHWAHNLLETNMGGKAE from the exons atgccagcGTATATTGTGAAAGGATGCACAAATAGATCATCGGTAAAGAATCGTCAACAAGAATTggaaaaaacaatgaaaattactTTACACGC ATTTCCCAAATGTCGTATGAAACGCCAATTGTGGTTAAACAGTCTGGGACTCGAAAATTCAGTTGTACCAAAATGTGCGGCTGTGTGTTCGGTTCATTTTAAACCTGAAGATTTGGATAGAACATCTTTAGCATGTGTAAGATTAAAGGAGAATGCTATACCatat cactgggcccataacctgttagaAACCAATATGGGAGGAAAGGCAGAATAA
- the LOC143211168 gene encoding uncharacterized protein LOC143211168 isoform X2: MSADFNVTLGRPSHKVNSLMAWQQSSVLQRALEDNGPRDKQPLAQQQAASFDVTSGRPGHEVNNLNDAGTKRCPSA, from the coding sequence ATGTCAGCCGACTTCAATGTGACCTTGGGCAGACCAAGCCacaaggtaaacagtttgaTGGCGTGGCAACAGAGCAGCGTCCTTCAGAGAGCTCTCGAGGACAATGGGCCCCGGGATAAACAGCCTCTGGCACAGCAACAGGCAGCGTCCTTCGATGTGACCTCGGGCAGACCAGGCCACGAGGTAAACAATTTGAACGACGCAGGAACAAAGAGATGTCCCTCAGCGTGA